The following are encoded together in the Methanobrevibacter sp. genome:
- a CDS encoding FeoA family protein, with protein sequence MIKRLNELKSGESGTLVSYGSGGDLELKRHLLGMGFVKGADVEVEKVAPLGDPIQIKVKGYSVCLRKEEARNIEIEVA encoded by the coding sequence ATGATAAAAAGATTGAATGAACTTAAATCTGGAGAATCCGGCACTTTAGTTTCATATGGTTCTGGAGGAGACTTGGAATTGAAAAGACACTTGCTCGGTATGGGCTTTGTCAAGGGTGCAGACGTAGAAGTGGAAAAGGTTGCACCACTCGGGGATCCTATACAAATCAAGGTGAAAGGATATTCCGTTTGTCTTAGAAAAGAGGAAGCAAGAAACATTGAAATTGAAGTCGCATGA
- a CDS encoding DUF6110 family protein: MAQREIIDKMIEHKHALLFVGGIATAIVGKKILESQTTKDYAAKGMAKVLTCKSELEESIQDIKDNAEDIHTDAKAAKKESVCVDITDDEE, from the coding sequence ATGGCACAAAGAGAAATTATTGATAAAATGATCGAGCATAAGCATGCATTGCTTTTTGTTGGAGGAATAGCTACTGCAATTGTAGGCAAGAAAATATTGGAATCACAAACAACCAAAGACTATGCCGCTAAAGGAATGGCAAAGGTATTGACCTGCAAAAGCGAACTAGAAGAGTCCATTCAAGACATCAAAGACAATGCTGAAGACATTCACACAGATGCAAAAGCAGCAAAAAAGGAAAGCGTATGTGTTGACATAACTGATGATGAAGAATAA
- a CDS encoding heavy metal translocating P-type ATPase produces MIYDIVYDKGTRLRVRAGKDAFTKKETYGLSETLLEYDFIDAVNISHRNGSILIYYNDADRKEEILHILDKISQKDLYEGKASDEISLSEISNDFFTRLSKHVLKRYLFKIILPIPFRKIRMFYRASHYLYHGLDSLTSFRTDVALLDGTAIAASLLTRNYKSVGSMMFLLSISDMLEDYTMQKTKSTMKSSLALNIDSVWLVEEDDEGNEIERQFPLSEIKKEDKIRIRTGAIIPIDGVIADGDAMINEASMTGESLAVHKSTGKAVHAGTVVEEGSIIIEVRSVNDETRLNKIIDMIEDSEELKASIQSKAERLADSIVPYSLLTTALTYLLTGNTTKALAVLMVDFSCAIKLTTPISVITAMKEASDNRMMVKGGKHLEAYANADTIVFDKTGTLTNAHPVLEKVIPCGKYDRDEVLRISACIEEHFAHSVATAIVKQAEKEGLHHEEDHSEVEYIVAHGISTTYDGKRAIIGSRHFVEEDEGIRFTKKQQKLIEENIKEYSVIYLAIGKKLQGILCISDPVRDEAYDVINQLKELGISNVVMLTGDSENAANKIANDLGITRYKSQVLPEDKASIIQELKDEGHQVIMVGDGINDSPALSAADVSVAMRNSSDIAREVADISLLSDDLHDLVTLRKLSTGMLDKINTNYRHIVMFNGSLIGLGLLGAIPPTTTSLLHNLSTMLFGLRSTKSVLGDEEAFAINAEASHSTDALIGEAGK; encoded by the coding sequence ATGATTTACGATATAGTTTACGATAAGGGCACTCGATTGAGAGTGCGTGCAGGTAAAGATGCATTTACCAAAAAGGAAACTTATGGCTTGAGCGAAACCTTGCTTGAATACGACTTCATTGATGCTGTGAACATCTCACACAGAAACGGAAGCATATTAATCTATTATAATGATGCAGACAGAAAAGAGGAAATTCTTCATATATTGGATAAGATATCCCAAAAGGATCTTTATGAAGGAAAGGCGAGCGATGAAATAAGTCTAAGTGAAATATCAAACGACTTTTTCACAAGGCTGTCAAAGCATGTGTTGAAAAGATATCTCTTTAAGATCATTCTGCCCATTCCATTTAGAAAGATTAGAATGTTTTATCGAGCATCCCACTACCTATACCATGGTTTGGATAGCTTGACAAGCTTTCGCACTGATGTTGCACTTCTTGACGGAACAGCGATAGCTGCATCATTGCTGACCCGCAATTACAAATCCGTCGGTTCCATGATGTTCCTCCTATCCATCTCAGACATGCTGGAAGACTATACCATGCAAAAGACCAAAAGCACAATGAAAAGCAGCTTGGCATTAAACATAGATAGCGTATGGCTGGTTGAAGAGGATGATGAGGGCAATGAGATTGAAAGGCAATTCCCATTATCTGAAATCAAGAAGGAGGATAAGATAAGAATCAGAACCGGAGCAATAATCCCAATTGATGGAGTGATTGCCGATGGGGATGCGATGATCAATGAGGCTTCCATGACTGGAGAATCCTTGGCAGTTCATAAAAGCACAGGCAAAGCTGTACACGCAGGAACTGTTGTGGAAGAGGGATCAATCATAATTGAAGTCCGCAGCGTCAACGATGAAACCAGACTGAATAAGATCATTGACATGATTGAAGACTCTGAAGAGCTGAAGGCAAGCATTCAAAGCAAGGCGGAAAGATTGGCAGATTCCATTGTACCTTACAGTCTGCTGACAACCGCATTGACCTACCTGCTTACAGGAAACACCACAAAGGCATTGGCTGTATTGATGGTGGACTTCTCATGTGCAATCAAGCTGACCACTCCTATTTCAGTCATCACTGCAATGAAGGAAGCATCTGACAACAGGATGATGGTTAAAGGCGGAAAACACTTGGAAGCATATGCAAATGCAGATACAATAGTCTTTGACAAGACCGGAACCCTGACCAATGCCCACCCGGTACTGGAAAAGGTCATTCCATGCGGAAAATACGATAGGGATGAAGTCTTGAGAATCTCTGCATGCATTGAAGAGCACTTTGCACATAGTGTGGCAACAGCCATTGTAAAGCAGGCCGAAAAGGAAGGGTTGCATCATGAGGAAGACCATAGTGAAGTCGAATACATCGTTGCACATGGAATCTCAACCACCTATGACGGCAAAAGGGCAATCATCGGAAGCAGGCACTTCGTAGAAGAGGATGAAGGAATAAGGTTCACCAAGAAGCAGCAGAAGCTCATAGAAGAAAACATCAAGGAGTATTCTGTAATCTATCTTGCAATCGGCAAGAAGCTTCAGGGAATCCTTTGCATTTCAGACCCTGTAAGGGACGAAGCCTATGATGTTATCAACCAGCTTAAAGAGCTAGGCATTAGCAATGTGGTCATGCTGACTGGTGACAGTGAAAACGCCGCAAACAAGATAGCCAATGACTTAGGCATTACAAGGTACAAGTCACAGGTCCTTCCGGAAGACAAGGCCAGCATAATCCAAGAGCTGAAAGATGAAGGCCATCAAGTGATAATGGTTGGCGATGGAATCAACGATTCCCCTGCATTGTCCGCCGCAGATGTTTCAGTGGCAATGAGAAACTCATCAGACATTGCAAGGGAGGTTGCAGACATCTCACTTCTTTCAGATGACTTGCATGACCTGGTAACACTTAGAAAGCTGTCCACTGGAATGCTTGACAAGATAAACACCAATTATAGGCACATTGTCATGTTCAATGGATCATTAATAGGTCTTGGATTGCTAGGAGCAATACCTCCTACTACAACTTCCTTGCTTCATAACCTATCCACTATGCTGTTTGGTCTAAGAAGCACCAAATCAGTATTAGGGGATGAAGAGGCATTCGCAATCAATGCTGAGGCAAGCCACAGCACTGATGCATTAATTGGTGAAGCCGGAAAATAA
- a CDS encoding UPF0254 family protein encodes MITIATAECFTHGILAREIHALAQDYEDNFSSKYSNLVNEAQKDCIKDAILDDKCSIFDLRDLSVTCGLFIPTLDAVRSILQIDNPVEPLELIKGIKVYDDIGDIEMSILMAEAAKKIANTSIGIGTTAGIGNGGIAIVDDDMIISTSSDVSANLIKANSNNLYMRQKSGIEKTLKILIYYLNGNFDRIRNLNNVNIIYK; translated from the coding sequence ATGATTACTATTGCTACTGCTGAATGCTTTACCCACGGGATATTGGCTAGAGAGATACATGCTCTTGCCCAGGATTATGAGGATAATTTCTCATCCAAATATTCAAATCTGGTGAATGAGGCTCAGAAGGACTGCATAAAGGATGCAATCTTAGATGACAAGTGTTCCATTTTTGATTTAAGGGATCTAAGTGTGACCTGCGGATTGTTCATACCTACCTTGGATGCAGTCAGGTCCATTCTGCAGATTGACAATCCAGTCGAACCTTTGGAATTGATTAAGGGAATCAAGGTCTATGATGACATTGGGGACATTGAAATGTCCATCCTGATGGCAGAAGCCGCTAAAAAAATAGCAAATACATCTATAGGGATAGGTACAACAGCAGGAATCGGTAACGGTGGTATCGCCATTGTGGACGATGATATGATTATTAGCACAAGTTCTGATGTAAGTGCCAATTTAATCAAGGCCAATTCCAATAATTTGTATATGCGTCAGAAGAGTGGCATAGAGAAAACATTGAAGATACTGATTTACTATTTGAATGGCAATTTTGATAGGATCAGGAATTTGAATAATGTCAATATCATCTATAAATGA
- a CDS encoding ThiF family adenylyltransferase yields MIQEMENNLVPKGSIDLVGFGRLGLRTGINLIQIHRGGPAKITVIDGQKISESDIIFLLKGAEVGTYKADFLKEISTHPSDFREVVSITEDIGEDNLNLIQGDVVVIEIAGGNTIPTAANIIRKAHENGSKTIGTAGIFGIGDEEIIVKDISEFDDSNPAVEELRKEGIIENHMIVTTNTFIRDAIPITPYVLDDIANIITREALKLLIEKNNE; encoded by the coding sequence ATGATTCAGGAAATGGAAAACAATTTAGTTCCCAAGGGAAGTATTGATTTAGTGGGCTTTGGAAGATTAGGATTAAGAACAGGGATTAACCTCATTCAAATTCATAGGGGAGGCCCTGCCAAGATAACAGTCATTGACGGACAGAAGATATCAGAATCAGACATAATATTTCTATTGAAAGGCGCTGAAGTGGGAACTTACAAAGCTGATTTTCTAAAGGAGATTTCCACTCATCCAAGTGATTTCAGGGAAGTTGTCTCAATCACAGAAGATATTGGTGAAGACAATTTGAATCTGATACAAGGGGATGTTGTTGTCATTGAGATAGCTGGAGGAAACACAATACCTACAGCTGCAAACATTATCAGGAAGGCACATGAAAACGGATCTAAAACAATAGGAACTGCAGGAATCTTTGGCATTGGAGATGAGGAAATCATAGTGAAAGACATTTCAGAATTTGATGATTCCAATCCTGCCGTTGAAGAGCTAAGAAAAGAGGGAATCATAGAAAATCATATGATTGTAACTACAAACACATTCATTCGTGATGCAATTCCAATAACCCCTTATGTTTTGGATGACATTGCCAATATCATTACAAGAGAGGCTTTGAAGCTATTGATTGAAAAGAATAATGAATAA
- a CDS encoding Nif3-like dinuclear metal center hexameric protein, producing MFANDIFNIIDEMVPRRYALENDKIGYFGKTFDNLDIKNIKILMDLFPNDDLKFNTGDLVISHHPPLFMPKTPTYVVHSNWDIMSGGSNDALAYYLGLKPISIFHKQTGIGRICSSTKTLDQFLALICYKFGPENVRLVHDGDFDKMMRKIAIVSGFGLSNRDFIKLAKDRSVDAFVSGDLNHSNAILAKKLGVTLIDVSHHIIELPGLFAFTQMLKNNKEIDVPVEMIDTGVPWKYISADF from the coding sequence ATGTTTGCAAATGATATTTTTAATATTATAGATGAAATGGTGCCTCGCAGATATGCACTGGAAAATGACAAAATAGGATATTTTGGAAAGACTTTTGACAATTTGGATATTAAAAATATTAAGATTCTAATGGATCTGTTTCCTAATGATGACTTGAAATTCAATACTGGAGACTTGGTCATTTCCCATCACCCTCCGTTATTCATGCCAAAAACACCTACATATGTTGTTCATTCCAATTGGGATATTATGAGTGGAGGTTCCAATGATGCCCTGGCTTATTATTTGGGTCTAAAGCCAATTTCAATTTTCCACAAGCAAACTGGAATTGGCAGAATCTGCTCCTCAACAAAAACATTGGACCAGTTTTTAGCGTTGATCTGCTATAAGTTTGGTCCTGAGAATGTAAGGTTGGTTCATGATGGCGATTTTGATAAGATGATGAGGAAGATAGCCATTGTTTCAGGTTTCGGCTTAAGCAATAGGGACTTTATTAAGTTGGCCAAGGACAGGTCTGTAGATGCATTTGTCTCAGGTGACTTGAATCATTCTAATGCAATTCTGGCCAAAAAGCTGGGAGTTACCCTGATTGATGTTTCCCATCATATCATTGAGCTTCCAGGATTGTTTGCATTTACACAGATGCTGAAAAACAATAAGGAGATTGATGTTCCTGTGGAAATGATAGACACTGGTGTTCCTTGGAAATATATCTCTGCCGATTTTTAA
- a CDS encoding SAM-dependent methyltransferase HcgC family protein: MNIQDYDTGISSEVFTVKSNIRLIDIFNLILEKKANAVLDLFSDLVKKEIINKESSIVIVGTYFTGITIAKYLSYNDYNDITIVDIYPHLERFIGSKLGNPLIEKGDEKGNDILESFRNIRFSSDLDLIKNADVVIDTTGLGGLNESQSEAIYTKVFIIEDPIAEDNDPLLNVKNNIYNRASLVNSYNKYVLKTKGLDTKTSGTMTLAIDVLRQSMNEILAREGVLYCSSEMTFYEEIIFKEKDLDRFFRLIESPVIKVSTILPFDCDDLIKDFIDEIHSEILIRW, translated from the coding sequence ATGAATATTCAGGATTATGATACTGGAATAAGTTCAGAGGTCTTTACAGTAAAGTCAAATATTCGATTAATAGATATCTTTAATTTGATTTTAGAGAAGAAGGCAAATGCTGTATTGGATTTATTCAGTGATTTAGTGAAAAAGGAAATAATCAATAAGGAAAGTTCCATAGTGATTGTCGGAACTTATTTTACAGGAATAACCATTGCAAAATACTTATCATATAATGATTACAATGATATCACTATTGTTGATATCTATCCTCATCTTGAAAGATTCATAGGTTCAAAATTGGGAAATCCCCTTATTGAAAAGGGGGATGAAAAGGGCAATGATATCTTAGAATCTTTTAGGAATATCAGATTCTCTTCCGATTTGGATTTGATAAAGAATGCTGATGTTGTAATTGACACCACTGGCTTGGGAGGACTTAATGAAAGCCAATCCGAAGCCATTTATACAAAGGTTTTCATTATTGAAGACCCGATAGCTGAAGACAATGACCCTTTGCTAAATGTTAAGAACAACATCTACAATAGGGCTAGTCTAGTCAATTCCTATAATAAGTATGTCCTTAAAACAAAAGGATTGGATACAAAGACATCAGGGACCATGACATTGGCGATAGATGTCTTAAGGCAGTCCATGAATGAGATATTGGCAAGGGAAGGTGTTCTTTATTGCTCAAGTGAAATGACATTCTATGAGGAAATCATCTTTAAGGAAAAGGATTTGGACAGATTCTTCAGATTAATCGAATCTCCAGTCATTAAGGTTTCAACAATCTTGCCTTTTGATTGTGATGATCTCATTAAAGACTTTATTGATGAGATTCATTCGGAAATCTTGATTAGGTGGTAG
- a CDS encoding DUF3236 domain-containing protein, which yields MAFEESIRNASLQSYEGTRKGDTIEEIEAIQDYIRNAKIVVPNKNGIKVEVINEVLNRFGIPSAEYLHVNTNYADFSRMPAIAKAMIAVDQSDADLVIARGRLGIPGSGSFLVFMDSKSRILTAATSPSHVIHHQPLEKTVYKETLEALKKVGFKEIE from the coding sequence ATGGCATTTGAAGAAAGTATTAGGAATGCGTCTCTCCAATCTTATGAAGGCACTCGTAAAGGAGACACCATTGAAGAGATTGAAGCTATTCAGGATTATATTCGCAATGCAAAGATTGTAGTTCCCAATAAGAATGGCATTAAAGTGGAGGTTATTAACGAAGTCCTTAATAGATTTGGCATTCCATCTGCAGAATATTTGCATGTGAATACCAATTACGCTGATTTCAGCCGCATGCCTGCCATTGCAAAAGCCATGATTGCAGTGGATCAGTCAGATGCAGATCTTGTCATTGCAAGAGGGCGTTTGGGAATTCCAGGCTCCGGTTCCTTTCTGGTTTTTATGGACAGCAAGTCAAGAATACTGACTGCAGCGACTTCCCCTTCCCATGTCATCCATCATCAGCCATTGGAGAAGACAGTTTATAAGGAAACTTTAGAGGCTTTGAAAAAGGTAGGATTTAAAGAGATTGAATAG
- the hmdB gene encoding 5,10-methenyltetrahydromethanopterin hydrogenase cofactor biosynthesis protein HmdB: MIESILEKAKNREKLTKNELIQLFEIDDEENLRKLCQIACDIRNECSDVIKLTSTIHLTNKCQVQPRCKYCGFAAKTSSIGYYDAFYKSDEEIREAAFCVERSGIPRISCSGGHGYKGKQAVNAARIVKGETNLEILVNVGADLTQEAVDELKKCNADTVCCNLETTNEELFNFVKPGERLSDRINICQMVSDAGIGLSSGLLIGLGESYEDRVDHLIFLGTFDTLEEIPIMGFNPYVDTPMENHPPCSIEEQLKTIAITRIMYSRIRITVPTPTIGPENVELPLLAGANNLATVIPEDYPLIVKGVGNPDYGNLHEVISVVENLGLEVQLHA, encoded by the coding sequence TTGATAGAATCTATCTTAGAGAAAGCTAAAAATAGAGAAAAATTAACTAAAAATGAATTAATTCAATTATTTGAAATAGATGATGAGGAAAATCTAAGGAAATTATGCCAGATTGCTTGTGACATCCGTAATGAATGTTCCGATGTGATCAAATTGACCTCTACAATCCATCTTACAAATAAATGTCAAGTTCAACCAAGATGCAAATACTGCGGATTTGCCGCTAAAACCTCATCCATCGGATATTACGATGCATTCTATAAATCTGATGAAGAGATACGTGAAGCGGCATTCTGCGTTGAAAGATCAGGCATTCCTAGAATCAGCTGTTCCGGCGGACACGGCTATAAGGGCAAGCAGGCAGTCAATGCAGCAAGGATTGTAAAAGGTGAGACAAACCTTGAGATATTGGTCAATGTCGGTGCTGACCTGACCCAGGAGGCTGTTGATGAATTGAAGAAATGCAATGCAGATACCGTTTGCTGCAATTTGGAAACAACCAATGAAGAGCTTTTCAATTTCGTAAAGCCTGGTGAAAGATTATCCGATCGTATAAACATTTGCCAAATGGTATCTGATGCGGGAATAGGATTGTCTTCCGGACTATTGATTGGTCTTGGGGAGTCCTATGAAGACAGGGTTGACCATCTGATCTTCCTAGGCACTTTTGACACCTTGGAGGAAATTCCTATCATGGGATTCAATCCTTATGTTGACACTCCAATGGAAAATCATCCTCCTTGTTCAATTGAAGAGCAATTGAAGACCATTGCCATTACAAGGATCATGTATTCTCGTATTAGGATTACCGTTCCGACACCGACCATAGGTCCTGAGAATGTTGAGCTTCCTTTGCTTGCAGGAGCCAACAATTTGGCAACTGTCATTCCAGAGGATTATCCTTTGATTGTAAAGGGAGTTGGAAATCCTGACTACGGCAATTTGCATGAAGTCATTTCAGTGGTTGAGAATTTAGGCCTTGAAGTTCAGCTTCACGCTTAA
- the hmd gene encoding 5,10-methenyltetrahydromethanopterin hydrogenase: MKVAILGAGCYRTHAASGITNFSRACEVADITGKENISMTHSTIEMGAELLELAGVDEVVVADPVFDGEFTVVEDFDYAEVIAAHKAGNPEEVMPAIRAKVGELAETVPKPANGAIHFTHPEDLGMKCTTDDREAVADADWIMTWLPEGGMQPAIIEKFADVIKDGAIVTHACTIPTPGLNQIFEDLGKNVNVASYHPGAVPEMKGQVYIAEGFADQAAIDTLKDLGAKARGSAFTLPANMVGPVCDMCSAVTAITYAGLLSYRDTVTQILGAPAGFAQMMANEALTNVTKLMADEGIDKMDEALNPGALLGTADSMNFGPLSEIVPTILESLEKRSK, translated from the coding sequence ATGAAAGTAGCAATTTTAGGTGCTGGCTGTTACAGAACTCACGCAGCTAGTGGAATTACAAATTTCTCTAGAGCTTGTGAAGTAGCAGACATTACCGGAAAAGAAAACATCTCAATGACCCACTCTACCATTGAAATGGGTGCTGAACTTTTAGAATTAGCAGGTGTAGATGAAGTTGTTGTAGCTGACCCTGTATTTGACGGCGAATTTACTGTAGTGGAAGACTTTGATTATGCAGAAGTAATTGCTGCACACAAAGCTGGAAACCCTGAAGAAGTAATGCCAGCAATCAGAGCAAAAGTAGGAGAATTAGCAGAAACCGTACCTAAACCAGCTAACGGTGCTATTCACTTTACTCACCCAGAAGATTTAGGAATGAAATGTACTACCGACGACCGTGAAGCAGTAGCTGACGCAGACTGGATCATGACCTGGTTACCAGAAGGAGGTATGCAACCTGCAATCATCGAAAAATTCGCTGATGTAATTAAAGATGGTGCAATTGTAACCCACGCATGTACTATCCCAACTCCCGGATTAAACCAAATCTTCGAAGACTTAGGCAAAAACGTAAACGTAGCTTCCTACCACCCAGGTGCAGTACCTGAAATGAAAGGTCAAGTTTACATTGCAGAAGGTTTCGCTGACCAAGCAGCTATCGACACTTTAAAAGATTTAGGTGCTAAAGCAAGAGGATCCGCATTCACCTTACCTGCAAACATGGTAGGTCCTGTATGTGATATGTGTTCCGCAGTAACTGCAATTACCTATGCTGGTCTTTTATCCTACAGAGACACTGTAACTCAAATCTTAGGTGCACCAGCAGGATTCGCTCAAATGATGGCTAACGAAGCATTAACCAACGTAACCAAATTGATGGCAGATGAAGGTATTGACAAAATGGATGAAGCATTAAACCCTGGTGCATTATTAGGTACCGCTGACTCCATGAACTTCGGTCCATTATCTGAAATTGTACCTACTATCTTAGAATCTTTAGAAAAAAGATCTAAATAA
- the hmdC gene encoding 5,10-methenyltetrahydromethanopterin hydrogenase cofactor biosynthesis protein HmdC, which translates to MYELIKESINSDESALELAKAEKDVTSVVDAISDLSFEETMKLGTRFKKFPIGCDLTEVVVGTCASDLEKMELFGNCMLANMIGAPIHICAYAFSDIGEKYGQRGVEIMEEVYNITDVPLDLDHFGKYGAMRFPKHIVGCGGDCYNQGPSFTECPRGRIHERLIDKEKAEEMDKETWVRLSSSVAINLSSEQCNDGHAAPLEEAEDLADLAKKYGKGLEAIMFVGDGYDELIIGFEKAIEMGVDVFVIEGGPFNRCENTNESFAKAIAMSRILCPGKVVATNGAYESECRAGLRTGLNVIITGFPKNHHGYMCGFEPGTARRGKFGLPRVIKIMNEEIQAGPTRVPVQREELLALTHAVKLAGPENIYPKTIGSFAIGDAHWATIQNSKMYKEMHLPKTLEEISESINGNSVSLHGGRFVSWLVAKELDKKGIDEIIITDSNPWVEQVSVDNLQEELNATIIRGHADDKGAGKIAKESIVTTTIPQIHNAIKSKIPHAVNII; encoded by the coding sequence ATGTATGAACTTATTAAGGAATCAATAAATAGTGATGAAAGTGCTTTGGAATTGGCAAAGGCTGAAAAGGATGTGACATCTGTTGTTGATGCAATTTCAGACTTAAGTTTTGAAGAGACCATGAAACTTGGAACCCGTTTCAAGAAGTTCCCAATAGGATGTGACCTGACTGAAGTGGTTGTTGGAACCTGCGCTTCAGACTTGGAAAAGATGGAGCTCTTCGGCAACTGTATGCTTGCCAATATGATTGGAGCTCCTATACACATTTGCGCATACGCATTCTCAGACATTGGAGAGAAATACGGTCAAAGAGGAGTCGAAATAATGGAAGAGGTCTACAACATTACAGATGTTCCATTGGACCTTGACCACTTTGGAAAATATGGTGCAATGAGATTCCCTAAACATATCGTGGGATGTGGCGGAGACTGCTACAATCAAGGCCCAAGCTTTACTGAATGCCCAAGAGGAAGAATCCATGAAAGATTGATCGATAAGGAAAAGGCTGAAGAGATGGACAAGGAAACCTGGGTGCGGCTATCATCTTCAGTTGCAATCAACTTAAGCAGCGAACAGTGCAATGATGGACATGCGGCACCTCTTGAAGAAGCTGAAGACCTGGCAGACCTTGCTAAAAAATATGGAAAAGGACTCGAAGCAATCATGTTTGTAGGTGACGGATACGATGAACTTATCATTGGATTCGAAAAGGCCATTGAAATGGGTGTGGACGTTTTTGTGATTGAAGGAGGCCCATTCAACAGATGTGAAAACACAAATGAAAGCTTTGCAAAGGCAATAGCAATGAGCAGAATCCTATGTCCAGGTAAAGTCGTTGCCACCAATGGAGCCTATGAAAGCGAATGCAGGGCAGGGCTTAGGACCGGATTGAATGTGATAATCACCGGTTTTCCTAAAAACCACCACGGATACATGTGCGGTTTCGAGCCCGGAACTGCAAGAAGAGGCAAGTTTGGCCTTCCAAGAGTAATCAAAATCATGAACGAGGAAATACAAGCTGGTCCGACAAGAGTTCCTGTTCAAAGGGAAGAACTCCTAGCATTGACCCATGCGGTGAAACTTGCAGGTCCTGAGAACATCTATCCGAAGACAATCGGTTCATTTGCAATTGGAGATGCACATTGGGCAACAATACAAAACTCCAAGATGTATAAGGAAATGCATCTTCCAAAGACTTTAGAGGAAATTTCAGAGAGCATCAATGGAAACTCCGTTTCATTGCACGGAGGCAGATTCGTTTCATGGCTTGTTGCAAAAGAGTTAGATAAGAAGGGAATCGATGAAATCATTATCACTGACAGCAACCCTTGGGTGGAACAAGTCAGCGTTGACAATCTTCAAGAGGAATTGAACGCAACAATCATCAGAGGCCATGCAGATGATAAGGGTGCTGGAAAGATAGCTAAGGAGTCTATTGTAACCACTACAATTCCTCAAATACATAATGCCATCAAGTCCAAGATTCCTCATGCAGTGAATATAATCTAA
- a CDS encoding type II secretion system F family protein → MENEIDSYNESDSKNEINFNSKEIFKINNFLKNDSIFEELENRYSHDYSSNESNSNTKSQNIFTSLKNESYDGNELNDNLSIKERIINLLLNNSYIEVNESNIYNKISRIIVVMFSILTMIVALISYFISLELGLAILITFLLMTIAVFYYPKIKKEKDYSSFSKELPYALRQLATELRSGKSLFDSLDSVAISDYGVLSLEFSRLLEEIKYGESTETAFLNLERRVDSKALSRVIYEILTSLRIGSNLSNSLSIIADDVNFDIRMKLKEYSEKLNAFIMIYTFLAILAPVIILTMLLAASVVIGDLVPGDLILVLYSVFFPMIIVFLGFAIKKLEPKV, encoded by the coding sequence TTGGAAAATGAAATTGATTCATATAATGAAAGTGATTCTAAGAATGAAATCAATTTTAATAGCAAAGAGATCTTTAAGATAAACAATTTCTTGAAAAATGATAGCATATTTGAAGAATTGGAAAATAGGTATTCTCATGATTATTCTTCAAATGAATCCAATTCCAACACCAAATCCCAGAATATCTTCACTAGCTTGAAAAATGAAAGTTATGATGGCAATGAATTGAATGATAATCTGAGTATTAAAGAAAGAATAATCAATCTATTGCTAAATAACAGTTACATTGAGGTAAATGAATCCAATATCTATAATAAGATCTCTAGAATTATTGTAGTGATGTTTTCTATTTTAACAATGATTGTTGCTTTAATCAGCTATTTCATATCATTGGAATTGGGATTGGCCATTCTCATAACATTTCTATTGATGACCATTGCAGTATTCTATTATCCGAAGATAAAAAAGGAAAAGGATTACTCTTCATTCTCCAAGGAACTTCCTTATGCACTAAGGCAATTGGCCACTGAACTTAGGTCTGGCAAAAGCCTATTTGATTCATTGGATTCCGTTGCAATCTCAGATTATGGTGTATTGTCTTTAGAGTTCTCGAGACTTCTTGAAGAAATCAAGTACGGGGAAAGCACAGAAACAGCATTCCTGAATCTGGAAAGGAGGGTTGATTCAAAGGCATTATCTCGAGTTATTTATGAAATTCTAACAAGCCTGAGGATTGGTTCAAACCTTTCCAACTCCTTAAGCATAATTGCAGATGATGTAAACTTTGACATCAGAATGAAATTGAAGGAGTATAGTGAAAAGCTGAATGCATTCATTATGATCTATACATTTTTAGCTATTTTGGCGCCGGTCATTATTTTGACAATGCTCCTTGCGGCCTCTGTAGTGATTGGCGATTTGGTTCCTGGTGATTTGATATTGGTTCTTTATTCTGTATTTTTTCCAATGATAATTGTATTTTTAGGGTTTGCAATAAAGAAATTGGAGCCTAAAGTCTAA